One window from the genome of Tachysurus vachellii isolate PV-2020 chromosome 5, HZAU_Pvac_v1, whole genome shotgun sequence encodes:
- the LOC132845752 gene encoding cornifelin-like, whose protein sequence is MSNPAITHQPGSASYGTNVQTGEWSTGLCSCCSDLLICALGCLCPIAVGCYAANKYGENACLACVPGGLAAMRTHMRLTYGIQGTICNDALMTCFCGIFETCRMAREIRIRNGEA, encoded by the exons ATGTCAAACCCAGCCATTACTCATCAGCCTGGTTCAGCTTCCTACGGCACCAACGTGCAGACAGGAGAGTGGAGCACAGGCCTCTGCTCATGCTGTAGTGACTTGCTGATCT GTGCCCTTGGTTGCCTCTGTCCAATTGCAGTGGGCTGCTACGCAGCAAACAAATATGGTGAGAACGCTTGCCTAGCATGTGTTCCTGGAGGCTTGGCTGCTATGAGGACACACATGAGACTGACTTATGGCATCCAA GGTACAATATGCAATGATGCCCTGATGACTTGCTTCTGTGGAATATTTGAGACTTGTCGAATGGCCAGAGAGATTCGCATTAGAAATGGAGAGGCCTAA
- the mrps15 gene encoding small ribosomal subunit protein uS15m: MFLKHSLMSAASAVRTWSVVSCVKHGGVVVQLGHCSSRGQQRCGYFTWMASGSAKRNETCTSRPVRQYARAAQKKSEFQSQLQDLPASMLKLEYASVPLAHTVDGVVKKLLSLELASHSERLRLKEKELIAKVQRHENDRNSTEVKVAILTARIRNFQEHLQKHSKDKANKRWMLMSIDRRKKLLKYLRRSRYDAFEKVCAELGITYTFPPEYYRRATRRWLAKKALCIRVFKEVQKKKVEKRNKALAQNKPRITTSNATESQGTPV; encoded by the exons atgtttttaaaacacaGCTTGATGTCAGCGGCATCGGCAGTGCGAACATGGAGTGTTGTGTCGTGTGTGAAACACGGTGGTGTTGTAGTGCAGCTCGGTCACTGCAGCTCCAGGGGACAGCAGCGCTGTGGCTACTTCACCTGGATGGCGTCGGGTTCAGCTAAAA gaaatgaaacctGCACAAGCCGGCCAGTGAGACAGTATGCCCGAGCTGCCCAAAAAAAGTCAG AATTTCAGAGTCAACTACAAGACCTGCCAGCATCAATGCTGAAACTAGAATATGCTTCTGTTCCACTGGCTCACAC GGTTGACGGTGTGGTGAAGAAACTTCTCTCACTGGAGCTTGCAAGTCAT AGTGAACGACTCCGCCTTAAAGAGAAAGAGCTGATTGCAAAGGTCCAGAGACATGAAAATGATCGCAACTCAACAGAGGTTAAGG TGGCCATTCTAACGGCACGAATACGCAATTTTCAGGAGCACTTACAGAAGCACTCTAAG GACAAAGCGAACAAGAGGTGGATGTTGATGAGCATTGACCGCAGGAAGAAATTGCTCAAATACTTGAGAAGGTCACGATATGACGCTTTTGAGAAGGTCTGTGCAGAACTGGGCATCACATACACCTTCCCACCAGAGTATTACAGACGGGCAACCAGACGCTGGCTGGCTAAGAAAGCCCTCTGCATCAGG GTCTTCAAAGAggtccagaaaaaaaaggtaGAGAAGAGAAATAAGGCTCTAGCTCAGAATAAGCCTAGGATCACAACATCTAACGCTACAGAATCCCAGGGGACTCCAGTataa
- the csf3r gene encoding granulocyte colony-stimulating factor receptor, which translates to MALHWTIVHAVLWTILYSCTKNIRVSPCAKVNSSSEVVPFGTAVTASCYIKEECQLQIKQDFLIKWKKNNHFMPSSKASQKNVNEIHISNFTDKEAVLECFICDQDNCNVVGGVKIRTVYPPPTPQNLTCQLNLKDSTLMCKWDTGIKTSDFPTNYTLYTQSRDIPLKMHVPLPEENFFKVPRDSFPLLNEMQVYVVATNAFGQATSNLLVVDPIKTAKLDAPVIQGVGAQSFGCFEYKWRLSRTQKWIQKQLNIEIKTKPVNEKIYNKEQFIRKSDSKVKLCGLLHGMSYESQMRVRYHNSSPWSEWSNATVATTPMKAPTGRLVTWLKLQRTDIRNQVAQLFWKPSLQFRANSMNVSYIVSLMGEFTKKKQTVCVTVQQSCSFQIHAKVRKIYLTAMNEVGKSNPTEVSVYRRKGMDPVPFLKILPQTEESLLVQWKSPDTSAISEYVLEWKALCGTNSNYVSFEIMGRNQTCFVVSGLEPYIPYEISLYPKYGGGIGRPYSTMEYTKEKAPSISPKLEIGKITPTLIEVSWNEIPLHQRNGLITGYRIFYSDEKNNTGVIDAVNTTTHMVLKDLYPFTIYELFLMTSTNGGSVNGSTITVKTVSIDAFEIFLIVIPACVGLVLFSFALFACFGKQTWMKKYLWPVIPDPANSNIKKWTAADSLECVPPFKEVKDPVLMYLSHVSLLSLPEKELSKGDKNIKSGNWSYNGISVDAGHDDSSNDSESFDTEQQSESVPYATVVFAGSYRHQPVPPPVYLRSESTQPLLGEEEPSSPRSYEKMSSQSDLHDVDHFLTFHDNLHADEEKASLWGDFPMLRSLEINTKA; encoded by the exons ATGGCGCTGCACTGGACCATAGTACATGCTGTGCTTTGGACTATTCTGTATTCGTGCACAAAAA ATATCAGAGTGTCACCATGTGCTAAGGTAAACAGTTCATCGGAGGTGGTTCCTTTTGGCACAGCAGTCACCGCTTCCTGTTACATTAAAGAAGAGTGTCAACTCCAGATAAAACAGGATTTTCTCATCAAGtggaagaaaaataatcattttatgcCCAGTAGTAAAGCCAGTCAGAAGAATGTAAATGAAATCCACATATCCAACTTCACTGACAAGGAAGCTGTGCTGGAATGTTTTATCTGTGACCAAGATAACTGCAACGTGGTAGGCGGCGTGAAGATCAGAACAGTGT atccTCCACCCACCCCACAGAACTTGACATGCCAATTAAACCTTAAAGATTCGACTCTAATGTGTAAGTGGGACACTGGAATAAAAACTTCAGACTTTCCAACAAACTACACCCTGTACACACAAAGCAG agaTATTCCATTAAAAATGCATGTACCACTGCCTGAGGAGAATTTTTTCAAGGTTCCACGTGACTCCTTCCCTTTGTTAAATGAGATGCAAGTTTATGTGGTCGCAACAAATGCTTTTGGCCAGGCCACATCTAACCTCCTAGTGGTGGATCCTATTAAAACAG CTAAGTTGGATGCACCAGTGATTCAAGGGGTTGGAGCACAATCATTTGGATGCTTTGAGTACAAATGGAGACTCTCACGTACTCAGAAGTGGATACAAAAGCAATTAAATATAGAGATCAAAACGAAACCAGTGAATGAAAAGATTTATAACAAAGAACAG TTCATTCGTAAATCTGACAGCAAAGTTAAGTTGTGTGGTCTGCTTCATGGCATGAGCTATGAATCACAGATGAGGGTACGGTACCACAATAGCAGCCCATGGAGTGAGTGGAGCAATGCTACAGTGGCTACTACACCCATGAAAG CTCCCACCGGGCGGCTAGTCACATGGCTGAAGCTACAGAGGACAGACATAAGGAATCAGGTGGCACAGCTGTTCTGGAAG CCATCTTTGCAGTTCCGTGCCAACAGTATGAATGTGTCCTACATTGTGTCACTTATGGGAGAGTTTACAAAGAAgaaacaaactgtgtgtgtcacagttCAGCAATCCTGCTCTTTCCAGATTCATGCAAAGGTCAGGAAGATCTACCTGACAGCCATGAATGAAGTAGGGAAATCCAACCCTACTGAAGTATCAGTTTACAGACGAAAAG GAATGGATCCTGTCCCTTTTCTGAAAATACTTCCACAAACTGAAGAGTCTTTGTTAGTCCAATGGAAAAGCCCAGATACCTCAGCCATTAGTGAATATGTGCTGGAGTGGAAAGCACTATGTGGGACAAACTCAAATTATGTCTCTTTTGAAATTATGGGCAGAAATCAGACCTGCTTTGTAGTATCAG GTCTTGAACCTTACATACCTTATGAAATTTCATTGTATCCCAAGTATGGCGGTGGTATTGGTCGGCCCTACAGCACCATGGAGTACACGAAAGAAAAAG CCCCCTCCATATCTCCAAAATTGGAGATTGGAAAGATCACACCTACTTTGATTGAAGTTTCCTGGAATGAAATCCCATTGCATCAGAGGAATGGACTCATTACTGGCTATAGGATTTTCTACAGTGatgaaaaaaacaatacagGAG TTATAGACGCTGtgaacacaaccacacacatggTGCTGAAAGATCTCTATCCTTTCACTATCTACGAACTCTTCCTCATGACAAGTACAAATGGTGGCAGTGTGAATGGGTCCACTATCACAGTGAAAACTGTGTCTATTG aTGCCTTTGAGATCTTTCTGATTGTCATTCCAGCATGTGTTGGATTGGTACTTTTCTCCTTTGCGTTATTTGCCTGTTTCGGCAAACAAACGTG gatGAAGAAGTATTTGTGGCCAGTGATTCCAGACCCCGCCAACAGCAATATTAAAAAGTGGACTGCAGCTGATTCTTTGGAA TGCGTGCCGCCCTTTAAAGAGGTCAAGGATCCTGTGCTGATGTATCTCTCCCATGTAAGTCTTCTAAGCCTGCCTGAGAAAGAATTATCGAAAGGAGACAAGAACATCAAGAGTGGCAATTGGTCATATAATGGGATAAGTGTTGATGCAGGCCATGATGATTCATCCAATGACTCTGAAAGCTTTGACACAGAGCAGCAGAGTGAGTCTGTGCCTTATGCTACAGTTGTCTTTGCTGGGTCATATCGACACCAGCCTGTCCCTCCTCCAGTCTACTTGCGCTCAGAGTCCACTCAACCTCTACTGGGGGAAGAGGAACCTTCTAGTCCTCGTTCATATGAGAAAATGTCCAGCCAGTCCGATCTCCATGATGTAGATCACTTTTTAACATTTCACGACAATTTACATGCTGATGAAGAAAAGGCTTCACTTTGGGGTGATTTCCCTATGCTCAGGTCTTTGGAAATTAACACTAAGGCTTAA